The DNA sequence CAATTGAACTCATGTAATACCCTATATTATGAATATATGAATAATATTCacgttaaaaatatttatcttccTGCTGTGTTGAATTTGTACATTTTCCTGCTGTTTCTTAACATGTCCTCTATTTGGTGGAGATGTGTGGTTTTATGGTCATTAACGTTTTTTGCTCTGATGCTTTTGTATGATAGAAAATTGTTAATGAGATACAGCAATTTTATCTGgatttttgaaattatgttgTGTTAATCTAGCTCTGGGTGCTTAAGTTTTGAGTTATGTTAGAATTGCTCAAGGTAGTTATGGCTATAAATTCACTTCTCTGAGTTTATGTTATCACAACTGGAGTTAGAGATCCAACATGGTAGGCACTGTGAGCTGTGGAATACTAAAATTCTTATTTGAGCGGAGCTGATTTTCTTGGAGAAGAAACAATGTTTCCCTTGAATCTGCATCTGTTCCAGcaatttagataaataaatatgatgatCTTGGCGAGACATTTGAACTCATATGTAATCCTatgatatgattattttaataatattcatgataaaaggatttaaatttttcttcctGTAGTTTTGAATTTGTACATTTTCCTGATGTTTCTTAAACATGTCCTCTGTTTGGTGGAGATGTGTGGTTTTATGGTCGTTCACATGTTTTGTTGCTCTGATGCTTTTGTATGAGAGAAAGTTGCTCTGATGCTTTTGTATGAGAGAAAATTGGTAACGAGATGCGGCAATTTTATCTTGATGTTTGCAATTGTGTTTTGTTAATCTAATTCTCAGTGCTTAAGGTATTAGTTATGTTGGTTTTAATTTCTCAAGTTAGTTATGGCTAggttttttttatcacaattgGAGTTAGAGATAAAACATGATAGGAGCTGTGAGCTGTGGAAAGGTGAAATTCTTATTGGAGTGTGTGGAAGatgaaaaaacatacaaaaggCAAAGGAAAATGCTAAAatgtaaaagtaaattttaatgatgctatggattaaaaaaatagtcATGGTATTACCAATATAGAGATAAAGAAGACGAGGGTCAAGCGGGATTCCAAGATTTCTATGTCATGTTATTGACTATAACACCACACCAAATTAGACATAGATGCAGACATTTTACAGTGGCTACAGAAACATTAGCTGTTACACTTTCTTATTGTCTCTTTTACGAGATTTATGTCATCTTCTTAccttaacaaattttaaatcttgAAATTATGTTTATGGATGATTAGATAtgtttatatgtaattttttgttCCCTACCTGAATAAAGCTCTTTGGGTGTTCAATTGTCCTTGATACCATAAGCAAATGCATTGTATTATGGCCTGTGGGTAGGTTGGTGAATGCTACAAAACCACTCCTGTGGATTGTGTTTTTGCAGCCTGAGCTGTAACATTGAATCAGTTAATATGTGTAGATTGATGCATTTGTCTAAGATTTGAGCTAATGCCAGATACTCTGGTTTTTggctttttatgtttttgtcttTAGTGATTGTTAATTCGGGAAACTTCCCAAGTCAATTTCATCAGGTATACAATGAGTCAATGCCAGTTCCAACATACATCCATCAAGTGGTTTCTCTTTATGAGTATATgccataaaatattgaaaaagcaAAGTGGAGTTTCTTCTCTCAAAGCTGAGTTTATACCGTAAAACACTGAATTCCTCACCTTAAACGTTGGAAACTCTCTGTTTTTGGCAGAATGATAAGCAAGTTCTACAAAGAAACTATATGTTAAGTTCCATGTTGTGTAGACAGTCAAGTTTACACTTCTACTGAACCACATTCACTAATGACTGTCATGTAGACGGTGAAGTTTACACTTCTACTGAGCCACATGCACTAATTACTCCATGGATTAgcactttttgaatttttgccTTGAGAAACTTATCAACTCAACTCTGGGAATGTTTTTTAGCTATCCATGTGCTCAATTTGGTGATAATTTGTCAGTCAACTCAGttgtaaaatagatattttattcattgttttgttttttttctattatataactttcaaatataattatgtcTAGGATGATATCCATCTAActcacctttttatttttatttttctttctggtGCTGTTGAGGAAGTTTTACAAGCACAGATATGATTATCAACTGAGCTAATTCCGGATCGTTAACTTTTTAAGCTATAATCTTAGACTGAACTAAGGTGAAAGGTTGTCATATTCTGCTTTCATCATGCATTTTGAGAATGTATACTCCCAACATTCTCATAACTAGGTCGtgtaaacatattatatatattgagctATGCTTTCTTTTATGCCCTTTTTCTTCATCCACTAAATCAGTCTTTTCTTGCACCAAAGTGGGTTTATCATCGAACCCTCCTTTTAGTAAGAAAGACAATCATTAAAGGGTTATCTTACAATGCATGCGGGCTTGATTGATTTTCCATTATGTTTTTTTGGTGATTATTGTTAGAACAGGCCTATTAATGCAAGCATGGTGGGTGGTTGTCACTGGCTGGTGGATTAGTAGCAAGGTTTGGtaagttttgattttgattttatcggaggaaaatttatttttttgtttaggaTTTTGGTGTCTTCTTTAACTATTGTGAGAATGTAATGCATTTATAAATGATATCCATACTGTGGCTCCCTGCAGAGAAATGTTAAACTACAATTGCAGGTGGATGTCATTCTGTGTAGAAACTTGGATCAAAATAATGTGCAGTGGAATGTGTTGGCCTAACTAGTGGCTCTTTACCTAGTTCATTCAGTTACTAGTCTAATAGTTGTGTTAAAACTCTGGTAATAGTTATCTTCACTGGATTGAAACTGCAGATTGGAATCAACCTGGAGAAAGAAAACTGGATGCTTTATAAGTTTGGCCTAGTACTTTTGGAGCTGTTTCTTACCAATAGTAGAACTCACGTGAGCTACAATATATAGAATCTCACTTGCAATGATTGCATAGTTATGTTGCAGAATGAGGGATTTTGTAGTCCAGTAGTTTCTGTAATTTGTATATCTGGACTGATTTAGAACTTCTTTCATACACGCTTGTACGTTGTATTGATACTGTTCTAACTTGGTGCATGCTTTGGGGGGGCTTCCTTGTAATGTTTGTGAAAAGTGGTAATAGTCACTATTATGGCCCTTCTGCATATTGCTTCAGTAACTCTCTTCCTAAAATGGTGGTAAGCCTTCGCTTGGAGAAGGGTGCTTTGTTAGTTTAGTGGACCAGGCTTGGCCACTGTTGCACCATTGAGAATGtggatatttttcttttccattcagTAGCATAACCACTGAATGACTGAATGGTTTACTGTAGACCCCCTTCATACTATGCTTATCAAATATGAATTATATAGTCAACAAACTGcaggatgaaaaaaaaaaaaaaaaaaaaaaaaagacagtagTTTCTGAGGTTCTAGCGGTTAGATTTGCTCAAGGTTTAGTAAAAATTGAGACATGACTATGATAATTTATCAAGTTGGATTTGAATAATGCAAAATATAAGCGTTTCTTTTAGACATAAAATAAATGCCAGAGGTTATGGGAATTTATGTAACATTTTTGAGTGGCTcaaaccttttttttccttttcttttctggcATAAGAAAACATTGTATAATTCAGAgtaatccacatatttaaagcATGCATAAGATAAGAGCTAATAGTGAAAATTTCTTCAACAAATTTACTTTCTTTAACAGACTTACGTTTATGTCATAATTGATGTGCGAGGGGCTAAATCGAAGCAAAACTGAACTGCAAAGACatctaaacaaaagaaaacaaaacaattgactatttcaaatttaaatatatatttttttctagtaACTAATGGTTTGTTTGATAGGCCATATTAAGCAATGCTAGTCTGTACTAAATAATACATTATTATGTTTGGTGCAGTTCAAAATTGAACAAAAGTGTACTTGCCTACACAATATCTTGCAGTATCTTGCAACTAAATAAACCCAAGACCCCGTTGGGTTTATGTTGCCtacactaatttttttatttttgtgtttatttacgAGTTAGAACTAAGATATAGACATttactttgaaaaataaaatccattcaaataatataaatctttatatttcaataaacatagtttttcttttttattttaaatattattttccaatattataattttgcgcaaaattgtttttttccttattgcgttttctttttttctttttctttttttctctactAACAACTAGctatttctatttataaattatttaatttcttaaaaaaaaagtaaatctcTACATAATTATCAAACAAATTGAGACACTTTTTgtcataaaaatttttaattattttttattttttattttttacttttgtaaTGTTATATAGCATTATATACTATAACTAGTaacatcaaaataattttttaaaatacatgaataaaaatagaaaatcaatttttatgtggataatatactttttaatgaaaaattatatgaataataataatgaaaaaacaaTTTTGTACAATtcaataatgtaattatttttttaaaaataagatgaataataatagaaataaattttattatgataaaatgattttttaacaaaaatttatagTACAGTATGACCTTGTATCAAAATAGTAAGTAAAGACTTTAAGGGAAATAGGTTACAAATCTCATTCTTATTCTGAttccatataaaattttttaaacatgtaaaattatatttgctttaatttttattttcatacttATCCTTTTAATACTTGCTTATTGAAACATCCTAACGGCAAAGCTTTTAAATTTCCTATAAAAGTTGAGAGTTCAATCCCTTACCCTTTGTaacaaagggaagaaaaaaatatatacataaatccGTTTAAGAGTGATTCTTATAAATCATTTTCTAAACAGAAAAAgtgattttgtcaaaattacCTAAGTGGTTTTTCAATaacaaaaccattaaaaatgatttcacaattttttactaattattatgaaaattatttttattcgttTGGAAATGActttaactattttaaaatcaCTCACACTAAACATGCCTAATTGTTAATCTACACTCTTATCTCATGTCTGTCAATGTTAAGCACATTTTTattggtaaaaataaaataaaatgaaagaatgaAAATGCATGGCAACCATCTATTAGAATGAAATGAAAAGCACCTTAAAAGGGAGCCAAATTCACcacctaatttttcttttaaatttgcactaatattttgttgttttttcttgGCAATACAACTTTATAAAGATATGAACGAAAGAGattgttaatatttttgaaacaaaattaattaaattgtgttTAAGGCAAAGCGCCAAAAAGCTAATGATATTAACCAAAACTTGTCGGTTCCCGGAACAGTACTTGGATAAGACATGAAAATTCTACTCTCACTCTCACTCTCACTCTCTCCAACTTCCACTCCTCCATTTCCTCACTCTCTCTTCCCTCTAAACCGACCTCCGCCGCTCCCATGGCCACCGCCGCCGAGCCCGTAGCCAGCCCATCAAAAACCCGCGTGGGCTGGATCGGAACCGGAGTCATGGGCCATTCCATGTGCTCCCACATCATCAATGCCGGTTACACTCTCACCGTCTTCAACCGGACTCTCTCCAAGGCCCAACCCCTCGTCGACTTGGGGGCCCACTTAGCCAACTCCCCCCTCGCCGTCGCTTCCCAATCGGACGTCGTCTTCACCATCGTCGGCTACCCCTCCGATGTCCGCTCAGTTCTCTTGGACCCCACCTCCGGAGCACTCGCCGGCCTCCTCTCCGGTGGGGTCCTCGTTGACATGAGCACGTCGGAACCCTCCCTTGCCGTCGAGATAGCCTCCGCGGCAGCCTCAAAGGGTTGTGCCTCGATCGACGCTCCGGTCTCCGGCGGCGATCTTGGAGCGAAGAATGGGACGCTGGCTATCTTCGCCGCCGGCGATGAAGCGGTGGTACAACGATTGAACCCACTATTTGCGCTTTTGGGTAAGGTTAACTACATGGGTTCTCCGGGAAAAGGACAGTTTGCGAAGCTGGCGAACCAGATTACCTTAGCTTCGAACATGGTAGGATTGGTGGAGGGTATGGTTTATGCTCACAAAGCGGGTCTCGATGTGGGTTTGTTTCTGAATGCGATATCTACAGGTGCGGCCGGGTCAAAGTCTCTGGATTTGTTTGGGGATCGGATTCTGAAGAGGGATTTCAAACCAGGGTTCTATGTGAATCACTTCGTTAAGGACTTGGGAATTTGTTTGAAGGAGTGTCAGATCATGGGTCTTGCTCTTCCTGGTTTGGCTTTGGCTCAGCAGCTTTACCTCTCGTTAAAGGCTCATGGTGAAGGGAATTTGGGAAACCAAGCTCTTATTTTGGCTCTGGAGCGCCTTAACAATGTTTCACTTGAATCTCCATCTGCTCCAGCAACTTAGACTGGTAAACTGAATAGtaatatgatgatgatgatggggcAGGTATTTGTAACTTATATGATtctaaaatcaataatattccctatgaaaatattaaattttcttgCTGTTTTATCTGGATTTGTACATTTCCCTGCTGTTTCTTACTATATTCTC is a window from the Ziziphus jujuba cultivar Dongzao chromosome 11, ASM3175591v1 genome containing:
- the LOC107435718 gene encoding probable 3-hydroxyisobutyrate dehydrogenase-like 1, mitochondrial is translated as MATAAEPVASPSKTRVGWIGTGVMGHSMCSHIINAGYTLTVFNRTLSKAQPLVDLGAHLANSPLAVASQSDVVFTIVGYPSDVRSVLLDPTSGALAGLLSGGVLVDMSTSEPSLAVEIASAAASKGCASIDAPVSGGDLGAKNGTLAIFAAGDEAVVQRLNPLFALLGKVNYMGSPGKGQFAKLANQITLASNMVGLVEGMVYAHKAGLDVGLFLNAISTGAAGSKSLDLFGDRILKRDFKPGFYVNHFVKDLGICLKECQIMGLALPGLALAQQLYLSLKAHGEGNLGNQALILALERLNNVSLESPSAPAT